Proteins encoded by one window of Thermofilaceae archaeon:
- a CDS encoding ABC transporter ATP-binding protein: MGGPPPFFFMRLDEEKAARKYPDRVLIAKLVKLSLAYKLYFALLAASVVARIATSILTPFVMKFLVDSAVAANLGALAHWSLVFLGLTAAGLVAGFVGDYSSSYLANRITYDLRNRMYQHLHRVSLAAVAEEPVGRIVSRITNDVDTIGFAAAAGLINVVADFITIGGAALMMWALSPHLSLVAYAMIPLVAAANAVVLRRARRAYRETRRKIAEVTSRISQDVAGAAVVQAFSYRRSRNIEEFRRINEENLRANVQAAAATSSMNIAMAVIEALGTVLIIVYGGHLVMAGVATIGTLVSFYGYLSSFFRPLRMLVMFLTTLQSVMAAAERVFIFLEEWPPEREGGDVEEPPTLGEIEFRNVVFGYKEGQPVLKNVSFRVKPGEFAALVGHTGAGKTTIVNLLMRFYEPWSGEILIDGVNVSRYRLSALRSAVLMIPQEPFLISGTVLDNILLANPRATREDVEKAVKALGLEDILRSLPQGLDTPVLEGGKNLSVGQRQLVSFLRVFIANPRILILDEATSSVDPHTEARLQEALEKLTKGRTTIVIAHRLQTIVRANHIIVLDDGRVVEEGTHEELLKRNGHYARLYAIQTAEAAAPLPPAR, translated from the coding sequence ATGGGAGGACCCCCACCCTTCTTCTTCATGCGGCTGGACGAGGAGAAGGCGGCGAGGAAGTACCCGGACAGGGTGCTCATCGCCAAGCTGGTCAAGCTGTCGCTCGCCTACAAGCTGTACTTCGCTCTGCTCGCCGCCTCCGTGGTGGCCAGGATCGCCACCTCCATCCTCACGCCCTTCGTTATGAAGTTCCTCGTCGACAGCGCGGTCGCGGCAAACCTGGGCGCGCTGGCGCACTGGAGCCTCGTATTCCTAGGGTTGACCGCGGCCGGCCTCGTCGCCGGCTTCGTGGGCGACTACTCCTCATCGTACCTAGCGAACAGGATCACCTACGACCTGAGGAACCGGATGTACCAGCACCTCCACCGCGTCAGCCTGGCGGCGGTCGCCGAGGAGCCCGTCGGGAGGATCGTGTCTAGGATCACCAACGACGTCGATACCATCGGCTTCGCGGCCGCAGCGGGGCTCATCAACGTCGTGGCCGACTTCATCACGATCGGTGGCGCCGCCCTGATGATGTGGGCCCTCAGCCCCCACCTCAGCCTCGTCGCCTACGCGATGATCCCCCTCGTCGCCGCCGCCAACGCCGTCGTGCTGAGGAGGGCGAGGCGCGCCTACAGGGAGACGAGGAGGAAGATCGCCGAGGTGACGAGCAGGATCTCCCAGGACGTCGCGGGCGCCGCCGTCGTCCAAGCCTTCTCCTACAGGAGGAGCAGGAACATCGAGGAGTTCAGGAGGATCAACGAGGAGAACCTGAGGGCCAACGTGCAGGCCGCGGCCGCCACATCGTCCATGAACATCGCGATGGCGGTGATCGAGGCGCTCGGCACCGTGCTGATCATCGTCTACGGCGGGCACCTCGTGATGGCCGGGGTGGCCACGATCGGGACGCTCGTCTCCTTCTACGGCTACCTCAGCAGCTTCTTCAGGCCCCTCAGGATGCTCGTCATGTTCCTCACCACGCTCCAGTCCGTCATGGCCGCGGCGGAGAGGGTCTTCATCTTCCTGGAGGAGTGGCCGCCCGAGCGGGAGGGCGGGGACGTCGAGGAGCCGCCCACGCTGGGCGAGATCGAGTTCAGGAACGTCGTGTTCGGCTACAAGGAGGGGCAGCCGGTCCTGAAGAACGTGAGCTTCCGCGTAAAGCCGGGCGAGTTCGCAGCGCTGGTGGGCCACACGGGCGCCGGGAAGACGACGATCGTGAACCTGCTGATGAGGTTCTACGAGCCCTGGAGCGGCGAAATCCTCATCGACGGCGTGAACGTATCGAGGTACAGGCTGAGCGCCCTGCGGAGCGCGGTACTGATGATCCCCCAGGAGCCCTTCCTCATCTCCGGAACCGTGCTCGACAACATCCTGCTGGCCAACCCTAGGGCCACGAGAGAGGACGTGGAGAAGGCCGTCAAAGCGCTCGGGCTCGAGGACATCCTGAGGAGCCTGCCCCAGGGCCTCGACACGCCCGTGCTCGAGGGCGGGAAGAACCTGTCGGTCGGCCAGCGCCAGCTCGTCTCGTTCCTGCGGGTCTTCATCGCCAACCCGAGGATCCTGATCCTCGACGAGGCGACGAGCAGCGTAGACCCCCACACCGAGGCCAGGCTGCAGGAAGCCCTGGAGAAGCTCACCAAGGGCAGAACCACCATAGTCATCGCGCACAGGCTGCAGACAATCGTCAGAGCCAACCACATCATCGTCCTCGACGACGGCAGAGTCGTGGAAGAAGGGACCCACGAGGAACTCCTCAAGCGCAACGGCCACTACGCGAGACTCTACGCCATCCAAACCGCGGAAGCCGCAGCACCGCTCCCCCCAGCCCGGTGA